The Sphaerospermopsis torques-reginae ITEP-024 genome has a window encoding:
- a CDS encoding potassium channel family protein has protein sequence MNLSSLKFFRSLRQDNQQFAVIGLGRFGRSVCATLHSFGYQVLATDVDEKRVSEALTDEIVSHAVQLDSTEPAALKEAGIFEFDTVIVAIGNYIQESIITTLNVKEAGVPHVVAKASSEVHRKLLKRVGADHVVFPEYEAGCALARTLTKPSILDRFDLDPDNSIVEVIVPDEFHGKTVAEIQLRNRYGLNLLAVSQDGKFKINPDPSKRLERGSAMVVIGCNKDINRLPI, from the coding sequence ATGAACCTTTCATCATTAAAATTTTTTCGCAGTTTACGCCAAGATAATCAACAATTTGCTGTAATTGGGTTAGGTCGCTTTGGTCGTTCTGTTTGTGCAACACTGCACAGTTTTGGTTATCAAGTTCTAGCGACAGATGTTGATGAAAAGCGAGTTTCTGAAGCTTTAACTGATGAAATAGTCAGTCATGCTGTACAACTAGACTCCACAGAACCTGCTGCACTCAAAGAAGCTGGTATTTTTGAATTTGATACAGTAATTGTAGCTATTGGTAACTATATTCAAGAAAGTATTATCACCACTCTCAATGTCAAAGAAGCTGGTGTACCTCATGTAGTTGCTAAAGCTTCTAGTGAAGTTCACCGCAAGCTATTAAAAAGAGTGGGCGCAGATCATGTAGTTTTCCCTGAATATGAAGCCGGTTGTGCTTTAGCTAGGACATTGACTAAACCTTCAATTTTAGATCGCTTTGACCTTGACCCAGATAATAGCATTGTTGAGGTAATTGTCCCTGATGAATTTCACGGTAAAACTGTTGCAGAAATTCAACTGAGAAATCGTTATGGTTTAAATTTGTTGGCAGTAAGTCAGGATGGTAAATTTAAGATTAATCCTGACCCTAGCAAGCGTTTAGAACGTGGTTCAGCTATGGTAGTAATTGGTTGCAATAAAGATATTAATCGTTTACCAATTTAG
- the queA gene encoding tRNA preQ1(34) S-adenosylmethionine ribosyltransferase-isomerase QueA — MSNLENQGVDLDRSLSGYDYELPTELIAQNPAVPRDSSRLLVIDSLSTGVEKPALDYIFRDLTEILKPGDLLVMNNTKVIPARLYGRKATGAEVEVLLLEERQHNCWLALVKPGKYFKPGTQIIFDGQKLAAGNELTATVVARDEATGGRLLQFDLPENVPLVQVLEKFGEIPLPPYINASTAADEQYQTVYAQEQGAIAAPTAGLHFTPELLQKLRDIGINQAFLTLHVGVGTFRPVEVEDVTTHQMHEEWIEVSEATVEQIKATKAAGGRIIAVGTTVVRALEGAAQSGDLQPYVGKVNLFIYPGYQWRVVQGLITNFHLPRSSLLMLVSALIGRERLLKIYEQAIASRYRFYSFGDAMLILPQATINAGNW, encoded by the coding sequence ATGTCTAACTTAGAAAATCAAGGTGTGGATTTAGACCGTTCTTTATCTGGCTATGATTATGAACTACCGACGGAATTAATTGCCCAAAACCCGGCTGTTCCTAGAGATAGTTCTCGTTTGTTGGTGATAGATTCCCTGAGTACAGGAGTAGAAAAACCAGCACTTGATTACATTTTCCGAGATTTGACAGAAATACTTAAACCTGGGGATTTGTTAGTGATGAATAATACGAAAGTTATTCCAGCCAGGTTATATGGCCGCAAAGCTACGGGTGCTGAGGTGGAGGTTTTGCTGTTGGAAGAACGACAGCATAATTGTTGGTTGGCTTTGGTGAAGCCGGGAAAATACTTTAAACCAGGAACTCAGATTATTTTTGATGGGCAAAAATTAGCTGCGGGTAATGAACTAACAGCGACAGTTGTAGCAAGAGATGAAGCTACTGGGGGGCGGTTATTGCAGTTTGATTTACCGGAAAATGTCCCTTTGGTGCAAGTATTGGAGAAGTTCGGGGAAATTCCTTTACCTCCTTATATTAATGCTTCTACTGCGGCTGATGAACAATATCAAACAGTATATGCTCAAGAACAGGGGGCGATCGCCGCACCAACGGCAGGGTTACACTTTACACCAGAACTTTTACAAAAATTGCGCGATATTGGTATTAATCAAGCTTTTTTAACTTTGCACGTAGGAGTCGGTACTTTTCGTCCAGTCGAAGTAGAAGATGTAACAACTCACCAAATGCACGAAGAATGGATTGAGGTGAGCGAAGCTACAGTAGAACAAATTAAGGCTACTAAGGCTGCTGGAGGGCGAATTATTGCTGTTGGTACTACAGTAGTCCGGGCGTTAGAAGGTGCGGCACAATCAGGGGATTTACAACCTTATGTGGGTAAGGTAAATTTATTTATTTATCCTGGTTATCAATGGCGAGTGGTACAAGGTTTAATTACGAATTTTCACTTACCCAGATCTAGTTTATTGATGCTGGTAAGTGCGTTGATTGGTAGAGAAAGATTGTTAAAAATTTATGAACAAGCGATCGCATCTCGATATCGTTTTTATTCCTTTGGTGATGCCATGCTGATCTTACCTCAAGCAACTATTAATGCTGGTAATTGGTAA